The Litchfieldia alkalitelluris genome has a window encoding:
- a CDS encoding asparaginase has protein sequence MKKILLIHTGGTISMKEDKSTGTVQQDRQNPLLESTGSINKLANITVVELFHLPSPHITENEMLIMAKTIKEKIMQDSFEGVVITHGTDTLEETAYFLDLTISSNAPIVVTGAMRSSNELGADGLYNLISAIKVSACEDARGKGVLVVLNDEIHTARNVTKTHTSNVATFQSPQYGPIGIVTKRGVSFYQTPLNRQTFDIDSITKNVMLLKAYAGMDSILLEAIKKLGIDGLVIEALGQGNLPPAMVGGLNNLIKNDVPVVLVSRCFNGFVEDIYSYDGGGKQLKELGVIFSNGLNGQKARLKLLIALENNKNGNSLQELFKQ, from the coding sequence ATGAAAAAAATTTTACTTATACATACAGGTGGTACTATTTCAATGAAGGAGGATAAATCCACTGGAACAGTCCAACAAGATAGGCAGAATCCCCTTCTCGAATCCACAGGTTCAATAAATAAACTTGCTAATATTACAGTAGTTGAGTTATTCCATTTGCCCTCTCCACACATTACCGAAAATGAAATGCTAATTATGGCAAAGACAATCAAAGAAAAAATTATGCAAGATTCATTTGAAGGGGTGGTCATTACACATGGAACTGATACCCTTGAAGAAACTGCTTATTTTTTAGATTTAACCATTTCTTCAAACGCTCCTATTGTTGTTACTGGTGCAATGAGGTCTAGTAACGAACTTGGAGCAGATGGTCTATATAATCTAATTTCCGCTATCAAAGTATCAGCTTGTGAGGATGCTAGAGGTAAAGGCGTTTTAGTGGTTCTTAATGATGAAATCCACACTGCCCGCAATGTGACAAAGACGCATACCAGTAATGTAGCCACATTTCAAAGTCCACAATACGGCCCTATTGGAATTGTAACAAAAAGAGGGGTTTCCTTTTATCAAACTCCTTTAAATAGACAAACGTTTGACATCGACTCAATAACAAAAAATGTAATGCTGCTCAAAGCATACGCTGGCATGGATAGTATTTTATTAGAAGCAATAAAAAAATTAGGAATAGATGGCTTAGTTATAGAGGCCTTAGGACAAGGGAACCTACCACCTGCGATGGTTGGCGGATTGAACAATCTCATTAAAAACGATGTTCCAGTGGTTTTGGTATCAAGATGCTTTAATGGCTTTGTTGAAGATATTTATAGTTATGATGGTGGCGGAAAACAATTAAAAGAGTTAGGTGTTATCTTTTCAAATGGACTTAACGGTCAAAAAGCAAGACTGAAATTGTTAATCGCCCTTGAAAACAATAAAAATGGGAATTCCCTACAAGAACTATTTAAGCAATAG
- the prsW gene encoding glutamic-type intramembrane protease PrsW produces MLAVISAGIAPGLALLSYFYLKDRYDSEPISMVFRVFIFGAILVFPLMFIQYVFQVEGLFVTQFSRAFIATSLLEEFFKWFILMYIVYQHIQFDEPYDGIVYGASVSLGFATFENILYLLAHGVEFAIGRALLPVSSHGLFGVIMGYYLGKGKFALKDNRMKWICLSILVPFLLHGTYDYILLTQERWIFFMLPFMLFLWWLGLRKVRIARLSFLK; encoded by the coding sequence ATGTTAGCTGTGATTTCGGCAGGGATTGCACCTGGGCTAGCTTTACTAAGTTATTTTTATTTAAAGGACCGTTATGATTCAGAGCCTATCTCGATGGTTTTTCGTGTATTTATTTTTGGAGCAATCCTCGTATTTCCTCTTATGTTTATCCAATATGTGTTTCAGGTAGAAGGGCTATTTGTCACGCAATTCTCTCGGGCATTTATTGCTACCAGTTTGTTAGAGGAATTTTTTAAATGGTTTATTTTGATGTATATCGTATACCAGCATATCCAATTTGATGAGCCTTATGATGGAATTGTATATGGTGCATCTGTTTCTTTAGGATTTGCCACGTTTGAGAATATTTTGTATTTACTTGCACATGGTGTAGAGTTTGCAATTGGAAGGGCGTTACTACCTGTCTCTAGTCATGGTTTATTTGGTGTTATAATGGGCTATTATCTTGGAAAAGGAAAATTTGCGCTTAAAGATAATAGAATGAAGTGGATTTGTTTATCAATATTAGTTCCGTTTTTACTACATGGGACATATGACTATATTTTATTAACTCAAGAACGTTGGATATTTTTTATGCTTCCTTTCATGTTATTTTTATGGTGGTTAGGTCTTAGAAAAGTAAGGATTGCCAGATTATCGTTCTTAAAGTAA
- a CDS encoding cell wall hydrolase produces the protein MNSKLFITLPVMVFILALGIFGGSNFHQAHAFSEQIIQRGATGDDVIELQSRLQYNGYYHGEIDGVYGWSTYWAVRNFQKAFGLKDVDGLVGQKTKEMLNRATKYNRDFVYANLKKGNRFTHYGGVPWDIQSAPSAETIEKGKKSSEARKTEYEAKYKAQGGSSPQESGSEQPKDGESPQGDQPQGQGQEQEQGQEQGQEQGQGQEQGQGQEQGQGQEQGQGEGQQNNEGQGGEAAQETPPAEAQEPQGDNENQGGDGGEQAAEEEPAESPGPTAVNVPGGFSQNDIQLMANAVYGEARGEPYIGQVAVAAVILNRLESPTFPKTISGIIFEPLAFTAVADGQIWLTPNEKAKKAVLDAINGMDPTEGATYYFNPDTATSKWIWGRPQIKKIGKHIFCR, from the coding sequence ATGAACTCAAAATTGTTCATAACATTACCCGTTATGGTTTTCATCTTAGCACTAGGAATATTTGGAGGAAGTAATTTCCATCAAGCACATGCATTTTCAGAACAAATTATTCAAAGAGGTGCTACAGGTGATGATGTCATCGAGTTACAATCCAGACTCCAATACAATGGGTACTACCATGGGGAAATTGATGGAGTTTACGGATGGAGCACATACTGGGCAGTACGTAATTTTCAGAAGGCGTTTGGACTAAAAGATGTAGATGGTTTAGTTGGTCAAAAAACAAAAGAAATGTTAAATAGAGCCACTAAATATAATCGTGACTTTGTTTATGCTAACTTGAAAAAAGGTAATCGTTTTACGCACTATGGTGGTGTCCCATGGGATATACAATCAGCACCGTCAGCAGAAACGATTGAAAAAGGGAAGAAAAGCTCAGAAGCTAGAAAAACTGAATATGAAGCTAAATATAAGGCGCAAGGCGGAAGTTCACCACAAGAAAGTGGTAGTGAACAACCCAAAGATGGCGAATCGCCACAAGGAGATCAACCACAAGGTCAAGGACAAGAACAAGAACAAGGCCAAGAACAAGGACAAGAACAAGGTCAAGGACAAGAACAAGGTCAAGGACAAGAACAAGGTCAAGGACAAGAACAAGGACAAGGTGAAGGTCAACAGAATAATGAAGGACAAGGTGGAGAAGCAGCGCAAGAAACTCCACCAGCAGAAGCTCAAGAACCACAAGGAGATAATGAGAATCAAGGGGGAGATGGTGGTGAACAGGCTGCAGAAGAAGAGCCGGCCGAGTCTCCTGGCCCAACAGCAGTAAATGTGCCTGGAGGGTTCTCTCAAAATGACATTCAATTAATGGCAAATGCAGTATATGGTGAAGCGCGTGGTGAGCCATACATTGGACAGGTTGCAGTTGCTGCAGTCATCTTGAATCGATTAGAGAGTCCAACATTTCCAAAGACAATTTCAGGAATTATTTTTGAACCATTAGCGTTTACAGCTGTTGCAGACGGTCAGATTTGGTTAACACCAAATGAAAAAGCTAAAAAAGCTGTATTGGATGCCATAAATGGAATGGATCCAACTGAAGGGGCAACTTATTATTTCAATCCAGATACTGCAACAAGTAAGTGGATATGGGGTAGACCTCAAATTAAAAAGATCGGGAAGCACATTTTCTGTAGATAG
- the ypeB gene encoding germination protein YpeB yields MLRGIFITILTIGIIGTSYWGYKEHQEKNAVLIQAENNYQRAFHDLTYEIDLLHDKIGTTLAMNSRDSLSPALADVWRVASEAQSDVGQLPLTLLPFNKTEEFLANIGDFSYRAAVRDLGSDPLSEKEYKTLQQLYSNAEDIQKELRKVQHLVIENNLRWMDVELALASGQKQADNTIIDGFETVEKNVEAYTESDFGPSFSSLKNKEGEFANLEGNKIDEKKAQQVAKDFLGLKGDVVADVTENGDGSKLGFYSLRIDDPDSKSEIFMDITKKGGYPIWVIQHRDVKEAKVSLNEASNNAVKFLRDHNFENQELFESAQYQNIGVFNFVAVKDGVRIYPDSIKMKVALDDGHIIGFSAKEFLQNHKEREIPKPSITLEDARDKVNPNLEVMEDRLALIVNDLEEEVLCYEFLGVINNDTYRLYINAETGFEEKVIKLKNAEPLYNQS; encoded by the coding sequence ATGCTTCGAGGAATTTTCATTACTATATTAACAATAGGGATAATCGGAACATCATACTGGGGATACAAGGAGCATCAAGAGAAGAACGCTGTATTAATACAAGCCGAAAATAATTATCAGCGTGCCTTTCATGATTTAACCTATGAGATAGATCTATTACATGACAAAATTGGTACTACATTAGCAATGAATTCGAGGGACTCTTTGTCACCTGCATTAGCAGATGTATGGAGAGTGGCTTCAGAGGCCCAATCTGATGTTGGTCAGCTACCATTAACTTTACTTCCTTTTAATAAAACTGAGGAGTTTTTGGCAAATATCGGCGATTTCAGCTATCGTGCAGCTGTGAGAGACTTAGGGAGTGATCCTTTGTCTGAAAAGGAATATAAAACATTGCAGCAGCTTTATTCTAATGCAGAAGATATACAAAAGGAACTACGAAAAGTCCAGCATCTTGTTATTGAAAACAATCTAAGATGGATGGATGTTGAATTAGCTTTAGCTTCAGGACAAAAACAAGCTGATAACACGATTATAGATGGGTTTGAAACTGTTGAAAAAAATGTTGAAGCGTATACTGAGAGTGACTTTGGTCCATCATTTTCAAGCTTGAAGAATAAAGAAGGAGAATTTGCTAACTTAGAGGGAAATAAGATAGATGAAAAGAAAGCCCAACAAGTAGCTAAAGACTTCTTAGGATTAAAAGGTGATGTTGTAGCGGACGTTACAGAGAATGGAGATGGGTCGAAACTTGGATTTTACAGCTTAAGAATTGATGATCCAGATTCAAAGTCGGAAATTTTTATGGATATTACAAAAAAAGGCGGATACCCAATCTGGGTTATTCAACACAGAGATGTTAAAGAAGCAAAAGTAAGTTTAAATGAAGCATCTAATAATGCTGTGAAATTTTTAAGAGATCATAATTTTGAAAATCAAGAGTTATTTGAAAGTGCTCAGTATCAAAATATTGGTGTATTCAATTTTGTAGCAGTAAAAGATGGGGTAAGAATATACCCAGATTCAATTAAGATGAAAGTAGCTCTGGATGATGGGCATATTATTGGATTCTCTGCGAAGGAATTCCTTCAAAACCACAAAGAACGTGAAATTCCTAAGCCGTCTATAACATTGGAAGATGCAAGAGATAAAGTGAATCCTAATCTAGAGGTTATGGAAGATCGATTGGCTCTTATTGTTAATGACTTGGAAGAAGAAGTACTGTGTTATGAGTTCCTAGGTGTGATTAATAATGACACCTATAGACTCTATATAAATGCAGAAACAGGTTTTGAAGAAAAAGTAATTAAATTAAAAAATGCAGAACCACTATATAACCAATCTTAA
- a CDS encoding flagellar brake protein, with amino-acid sequence MLRIGDTITLETIDTLYSERYRCRLVETNQKKLYIDYPINEVTGKSTFFMRGTILKASFVGADNSVYSFNTEVIGRTMKEIPMVIIDFPSITGFTKIQRRQFVRIEVNVDVAVHSLLGKFSPFVTLSTDISAGGASIVIPKDVICQPGEELTTWFALPISGENHFLTLRSKLIRTIEGDGDTRRASIQFVGISNHEMQTITKFCFERQLSHRKKGLQESE; translated from the coding sequence TTGTTAAGAATTGGAGATACAATCACCTTAGAGACGATAGACACTCTTTATAGTGAGAGATACCGATGCCGTTTAGTTGAAACAAATCAAAAGAAATTATACATTGATTACCCAATTAATGAAGTTACAGGGAAATCAACTTTTTTTATGAGAGGAACCATTCTAAAAGCTTCATTTGTTGGAGCAGATAATTCTGTTTATTCTTTTAACACAGAGGTTATCGGGCGTACCATGAAAGAGATTCCAATGGTAATTATCGACTTTCCATCCATTACTGGATTTACAAAGATTCAACGCAGACAGTTTGTTAGAATAGAGGTTAATGTTGATGTAGCCGTTCATTCTCTGTTAGGAAAATTTTCCCCGTTTGTTACCTTATCCACCGATATTAGTGCTGGAGGCGCATCAATTGTCATACCAAAAGATGTCATATGTCAACCAGGGGAAGAATTAACCACATGGTTTGCATTACCTATTTCAGGTGAAAATCATTTTTTAACCCTACGAAGTAAACTAATCAGAACGATTGAGGGAGACGGTGACACAAGAAGAGCTTCAATACAGTTTGTCGGGATTTCAAATCATGAGATGCAAACGATAACGAAGTTTTGTTTTGAAAGACAACTTTCGCATCGAAAAAAAGGGTTACAAGAATCAGAATAA
- a CDS encoding YpfB family protein, with protein MKRFEQILLKLVIIQFVFLLTAQVILLYTPFSPYFSKMIDYEGVNKSEAPQTIETFFHDK; from the coding sequence ATGAAGAGGTTTGAGCAAATTTTACTAAAATTAGTTATTATTCAGTTTGTTTTTTTGTTAACTGCTCAAGTGATTTTATTATATACACCATTTTCACCATATTTTTCAAAAATGATAGATTATGAAGGAGTTAATAAATCAGAAGCTCCACAAACAATTGAGACCTTTTTTCATGATAAATGA
- the cmk gene encoding (d)CMP kinase has translation MTNRISIAIDGPAAAGKSTVAKIIAKKLSYIYIDTGAMYRSLTHKAIQLDVNLENEEKLINILLDTKIELKPFENGQLVFVDGEDVTEAIRSNIVTNSVSIVAKHRLVREEMVARQQQFASDGGVVMDGRDIGTHVLPNAELKVFLLASVEERAVRRHEENISKGIESYLENLKEEIAQRDKLDSEREVAPLKKAEDAIEIDTTSLSINQVVDQIMNLVSERT, from the coding sequence ATGACTAATCGTATTTCAATAGCAATTGATGGACCAGCTGCTGCTGGGAAAAGTACAGTTGCGAAAATCATAGCAAAAAAACTTTCTTACATATATATAGATACTGGTGCAATGTATCGTTCATTAACACATAAGGCTATCCAACTTGATGTCAATCTAGAAAACGAAGAAAAATTAATCAATATCTTACTTGATACAAAAATCGAATTAAAGCCTTTCGAAAATGGACAGCTAGTGTTCGTTGATGGCGAAGATGTGACAGAAGCTATTAGATCTAATATTGTCACAAATTCGGTCTCTATTGTTGCAAAGCATCGATTAGTGCGAGAAGAAATGGTAGCGAGACAGCAACAATTTGCATCCGATGGAGGAGTAGTGATGGATGGAAGAGACATCGGAACACACGTCCTGCCAAATGCCGAGCTTAAAGTATTTCTTTTGGCATCTGTTGAAGAAAGAGCTGTCCGTCGCCATGAAGAAAACATTTCAAAAGGGATTGAATCTTATCTAGAAAACTTAAAAGAGGAAATTGCACAAAGAGACAAACTTGACTCTGAGAGGGAAGTAGCTCCTCTTAAAAAAGCGGAGGATGCGATCGAAATTGATACAACATCCCTTTCAATAAATCAAGTTGTTGACCAAATCATGAACCTTGTAAGTGAAAGGACTTGA
- a CDS encoding lysophospholipid acyltransferase family protein, with the protein MDFYIFARETVRTFITPFYRIEVIGHDNIPESGPVIICSNHIDNLDPPVVGISVKRPVHFMAKEELFKVPILGKIISKTHAFPVKRGMSDRDALRKALKVLKDGNVLGLFPEGTRSKDGKLGKGLAGAGFFALRSEATVIPCAVIGPYKMFGKLKVVFGEPISMEKLREEKASPEFVTDQIMNGIGQLIEKYK; encoded by the coding sequence ATGGATTTTTATATTTTCGCACGAGAAACAGTTCGTACATTTATTACTCCGTTTTATAGAATTGAAGTCATTGGACATGATAATATACCTGAATCTGGACCAGTAATTATTTGTTCAAATCATATTGATAATTTAGATCCACCAGTGGTAGGAATTTCTGTAAAAAGACCTGTTCACTTTATGGCAAAGGAAGAACTTTTTAAAGTACCAATCTTAGGGAAAATTATATCCAAGACACATGCTTTTCCTGTAAAAAGAGGGATGAGTGATCGGGATGCTTTAAGAAAAGCACTTAAAGTTCTTAAGGATGGAAATGTCTTAGGGTTATTTCCAGAAGGAACAAGAAGTAAAGATGGAAAACTAGGGAAGGGACTAGCAGGAGCTGGATTTTTTGCACTTAGATCTGAAGCTACTGTCATTCCATGTGCGGTAATAGGACCGTATAAGATGTTTGGGAAATTAAAGGTAGTGTTTGGAGAGCCTATCTCCATGGAAAAGTTAAGAGAAGAAAAAGCTTCACCAGAATTCGTTACAGATCAAATCATGAATGGAATCGGACAATTAATTGAAAAATATAAATAG
- the rpsA gene encoding 30S ribosomal protein S1, with protein sequence MVEDMNQMNVKDLEVGDIIFAKVTKVEEKQVIVSIENSKVDGIIPISELSSIHVEKASDVVSEGEELQLKVKKVEEDALILSKRAALAETSWEVLEKRFETGEVFETEIKDVVKGGLVVDIGVRGFIPASLVETHYVEDFSEYLNNTLTVKIVELDREKKRVILSHRAVVEQEQVSKKHKVINSLEVGQVIEGTVQRLTDFGAFVDIGGIDGLVHISQLSYNHVDKPSDVVEEGQKVNVKILSVDLDNDRISLSIKETQPGPWANIAEKLSVEAVIDGTVKRLVSFGAFVEVIPGVEGLVHISQISHKHIATPHEVLKEGQTVTVKVLDINESEQRISLSMKELEEVEPEEDYSQYQQKEENSGFQLGEMIGDKLKNLK encoded by the coding sequence ATGGTTGAGGATATGAACCAAATGAATGTGAAAGATTTAGAAGTTGGGGACATTATTTTTGCAAAGGTAACAAAGGTGGAAGAAAAGCAAGTCATCGTAAGTATTGAAAATAGTAAGGTTGATGGCATCATTCCTATCAGTGAACTTTCTAGTATCCATGTTGAAAAAGCTAGTGATGTTGTTTCAGAAGGTGAAGAACTGCAATTGAAGGTAAAGAAGGTGGAAGAAGACGCCTTGATTCTATCAAAACGTGCTGCTCTTGCAGAAACATCATGGGAAGTTCTTGAAAAAAGGTTTGAAACAGGCGAAGTGTTCGAAACCGAAATAAAGGATGTTGTAAAGGGTGGATTAGTTGTAGACATAGGAGTAAGGGGCTTTATACCAGCATCTCTTGTCGAAACACATTATGTGGAGGATTTTTCTGAGTACTTAAACAATACCTTAACTGTCAAGATTGTTGAGCTCGATCGTGAAAAAAAACGTGTGATTCTTTCTCACCGTGCTGTTGTTGAACAAGAACAAGTAAGCAAAAAGCATAAAGTAATTAACTCATTAGAAGTTGGGCAAGTTATCGAAGGTACAGTACAGCGCTTAACTGACTTTGGTGCTTTTGTTGATATTGGTGGCATTGATGGTTTAGTACATATTTCTCAGCTTTCTTATAATCACGTTGATAAGCCATCAGATGTCGTTGAAGAAGGTCAAAAGGTAAACGTGAAAATTTTATCTGTTGATCTTGATAATGATCGTATTTCCCTTTCTATTAAAGAAACTCAACCAGGACCTTGGGCAAATATTGCCGAGAAGCTTTCTGTTGAAGCTGTTATAGATGGGACAGTTAAAAGACTAGTATCCTTCGGTGCATTTGTGGAAGTAATCCCTGGAGTAGAAGGTCTAGTTCATATTTCACAAATCTCACATAAACATATTGCTACTCCTCATGAAGTTCTTAAAGAAGGTCAAACGGTGACGGTTAAGGTTCTCGATATCAATGAATCAGAACAAAGAATTTCATTAAGTATGAAAGAGTTAGAAGAAGTTGAACCTGAAGAAGACTATAGTCAGTATCAACAAAAGGAAGAGAATTCAGGTTTCCAACTAGGTGAAATGATTGGAGACAAACTAAAAAATTTAAAATAA
- the fni gene encoding type 2 isopentenyl-diphosphate Delta-isomerase has translation MSNRNQRKLEHIQHALSIGQTRTHGFEDLTFVHHSLPNTSIDKIDITTIVGELYLSSPLLINAMTGGGGEKTRSINESLAIVAREADIPLAVGSQMAAIKDPWETSTFKIVREVNPKGIIFANLGSEASAEDAKRAVDMINANALQVHLNVIQELVMPEGDRDFSNALVRIEKIVNSLSVPVIAKEVGFGVSRETAKQLTDIGVKIIDVGGRGGTNFSAIENNRRERALDFFQSWGIPTACTIAEVNSTDFNGSIIASGGIQNAFDIAKSIALGASVTGFAGFFLRKLMETGVTGLIDEISLILTDLKIIMTALGVTTIKELQNAPLVISGETFHWLEQRGINTKRYSQR, from the coding sequence ATGAGCAATAGAAACCAACGTAAATTAGAACATATTCAGCATGCTCTTTCAATTGGTCAAACTCGCACACATGGGTTTGAGGATCTTACTTTCGTTCATCATAGTCTGCCAAACACATCAATTGATAAAATTGATATAACTACAATTGTAGGCGAACTTTATTTGAGTTCGCCTCTTTTGATAAATGCGATGACTGGCGGTGGAGGAGAGAAAACAAGAAGTATTAATGAATCCTTAGCGATCGTCGCTCGTGAAGCTGATATTCCTTTAGCTGTTGGCTCCCAAATGGCTGCTATAAAGGATCCTTGGGAGACTTCAACCTTCAAAATTGTAAGAGAAGTAAACCCAAAAGGGATTATTTTTGCGAACTTAGGTAGTGAAGCAAGTGCAGAAGATGCAAAAAGGGCAGTCGATATGATTAATGCTAATGCACTTCAAGTTCACTTGAATGTCATTCAGGAGCTTGTCATGCCAGAAGGAGATCGAGACTTTTCGAATGCGCTTGTTAGAATTGAAAAGATTGTGAATTCCTTATCAGTACCAGTTATTGCTAAAGAAGTTGGATTTGGGGTTAGTAGGGAAACTGCGAAACAACTTACGGATATTGGTGTGAAGATAATTGATGTAGGTGGAAGAGGTGGCACTAACTTTTCTGCTATTGAGAATAATCGTAGAGAAAGAGCATTAGACTTCTTTCAATCGTGGGGAATTCCAACTGCCTGCACAATAGCAGAAGTTAATAGTACTGATTTTAATGGCTCTATCATTGCTTCAGGTGGAATACAAAATGCCTTTGACATTGCAAAGTCAATCGCATTAGGAGCTTCCGTGACCGGTTTTGCAGGTTTTTTTCTACGTAAACTAATGGAAACAGGTGTAACCGGATTAATTGATGAAATATCTTTGATTCTAACGGATTTAAAAATCATAATGACCGCACTTGGTGTAACTACGATTAAAGAATTACAAAATGCTCCACTTGTTATAAGTGGTGAGACCTTTCATTGGTTAGAACAAAGAGGAATAAACACTAAAAGATATAGCCAAAGATAA
- a CDS encoding YpzI family protein: MGKDRQEQKLREKGVVRADRDPELHNPGATKMEGPEAARERNKH; the protein is encoded by the coding sequence ATGGGAAAAGACCGTCAAGAACAGAAGTTAAGAGAAAAAGGTGTAGTTAGAGCAGATCGTGATCCTGAATTACACAATCCTGGAGCGACAAAGATGGAAGGTCCAGAGGCAGCTAGAGAAAGAAACAAACACTAA
- a CDS encoding YphA family membrane protein, whose protein sequence is MEGLYFYWIAWIAWTYATFILEKNRLRILFSAFILIVIILSPYQFVFSTFNVNAVHLLILAISFILIAKKTMIQKVYLLICSLTITIAYVSFQLFELFDPIWLFLDRKWMLAFVLVYLSLMLAKGRKSKVMSLLIGSCQGELLYGFVINKFRFNYEIGSLVFLDVLSISLLIVFIWLKLESFIQNIDETLQKNAKGETRINE, encoded by the coding sequence ATGGAGGGGCTTTATTTTTATTGGATAGCATGGATAGCTTGGACATATGCGACGTTTATATTAGAAAAAAACAGATTAAGGATTTTGTTTTCTGCTTTTATCCTTATTGTTATTATTCTCTCACCATATCAGTTTGTATTTAGTACATTTAATGTTAATGCAGTTCATCTATTAATATTGGCTATATCGTTTATTTTAATAGCCAAAAAAACAATGATACAAAAAGTATATTTATTAATATGTTCGCTAACGATAACTATTGCATATGTATCGTTTCAACTCTTTGAATTATTTGATCCAATTTGGCTGTTTCTAGACCGAAAATGGATGCTTGCCTTCGTTCTTGTATATTTGTCACTTATGTTGGCAAAAGGAAGAAAATCCAAGGTAATGAGTCTGTTAATAGGAAGTTGTCAAGGTGAGCTTTTGTATGGGTTTGTTATTAATAAATTTCGTTTCAATTATGAAATTGGCTCCCTAGTTTTCCTAGATGTTTTATCAATTTCGCTACTAATTGTATTCATTTGGTTGAAATTGGAATCATTCATTCAAAATATTGATGAAACGCTTCAAAAAAATGCTAAAGGAGAAACTAGAATCAATGAATGA
- a CDS encoding YIEGIA family protein codes for MNEYTYPILFGLVFGVMTRVYMLRTDYRQYPTYLHGKIIHIALGFIAAGLGAVAVPSIMEQEFTAITFLTIAASQFRDVRNMERNTLTELDHFELVKRGSTYIEGIAVAFESRNYLVIFTSFASTFAYLVWNVWAGILTGIIAVIISKRLMAGGRLKDIVDIEFHKPRFEGAGLYVDNIYIMNIGLPARQEEVLKYGMGFILKPKNFNVRSTIANLGQRQAILHDVSTALGVYRDSGTPALVPLAKRDLDDGRVGVFVLPQEKDIEKAIAVIGQVPTLENAIRMPTEAKANKKGRRLE; via the coding sequence ATGAATGAATATACATATCCCATTTTGTTTGGGTTAGTCTTTGGTGTTATGACAAGAGTATATATGCTCCGGACAGATTATCGGCAATATCCAACCTATTTACATGGAAAGATTATTCATATTGCATTAGGATTTATAGCGGCAGGTTTAGGTGCTGTTGCAGTACCATCTATTATGGAACAAGAGTTTACAGCCATTACATTCTTAACTATTGCTGCATCTCAATTTAGAGATGTGAGGAATATGGAACGAAATACGTTAACAGAATTAGATCATTTTGAGCTTGTAAAAAGAGGAAGTACATACATTGAGGGTATTGCGGTAGCTTTCGAAAGTCGAAATTATCTCGTTATTTTTACCTCATTCGCTTCAACGTTCGCATATTTGGTTTGGAATGTATGGGCGGGTATTCTTACGGGTATTATCGCTGTAATAATTTCTAAGCGATTAATGGCTGGAGGGAGATTAAAAGATATAGTTGATATTGAATTCCATAAACCTCGTTTTGAAGGTGCTGGATTGTATGTTGATAATATTTATATTATGAATATTGGATTACCAGCGAGACAAGAAGAAGTTCTGAAGTATGGTATGGGGTTTATTCTTAAGCCAAAAAACTTTAATGTGCGTTCAACCATTGCAAATTTAGGACAAAGGCAAGCAATTTTACATGATGTTTCTACTGCCTTGGGTGTTTATAGAGATTCGGGTACACCTGCACTTGTTCCTTTAGCCAAGCGTGATCTTGATGATGGAAGAGTAGGAGTCTTCGTTTTACCACAAGAAAAGGATATTGAAAAAGCGATTGCTGTGATTGGACAAGTTCCTACATTAGAGAACGCAATTCGAATGCCCACTGAAGCTAAGGCAAACAAGAAGGGACGGCGTTTGGAGTGA
- a CDS encoding capping complex subunit for YIEGIA yields MNLEKYILAIITTNPSKVTGSTAIFTCQTKEEMEQVAGNLEAILDGIAHGLSDELYVIVKH; encoded by the coding sequence GTGAATTTAGAGAAATATATACTTGCTATTATTACGACAAACCCATCTAAAGTAACAGGTAGTACTGCTATATTTACATGTCAGACGAAAGAAGAGATGGAGCAGGTAGCAGGTAATCTTGAAGCGATTTTGGATGGTATAGCACATGGTTTAAGTGATGAACTATATGTTATTGTAAAGCATTAG